One segment of Fuscovulum ytuae DNA contains the following:
- a CDS encoding methyl-accepting chemotaxis protein, whose amino-acid sequence MRLTIKTKLAATFVLVFALWGVSTGLSVTYLSAANHRYAETVQRDIVRLLEIEDLVTEKLLVRQNVGLVLIGLPNAPADHIPNLVEKVKAGAARVDELIADLRSQTTDPAILDKITQFDAIHQEAFKLQVRIIDAELAGNGDQANTLYHTVGGEVADQITTALGELRTMVQVIAHENEALTNAEYSSAKLMMLSLFAVSAAVTAAAAFWIMAGLSRGLKQSVALATSIAEGDLAVATEARTNDEIADLLKAQAVMVVKLREIVASVNQSARNVASGSTQMASTSEEMSKGATEQASSTEEASAAVEQMAANIKQSAENAQITEKIAAKSAEDARASGKAVADAVEAMQTIADRIMIVQEIARQTDLLALNAAVEAARAGEHGRGFAVVAAEVRKLAERSQTAAAEISSLSASTVRTAASAGEMLQGLVPDIEKTSALVTEISVASRELATGSAQISLSIQQLDKVTQENTAAAEELSASATELASQAEMLSEAMAFFRTGPEAQSVKVVVKAAPAEMRPVTRAKAAPKVEGGFDFDLGGESDDELDARFKRRDAA is encoded by the coding sequence ATGAGACTGACGATCAAAACCAAACTGGCTGCGACCTTTGTCCTTGTCTTCGCGCTATGGGGCGTGTCGACGGGGCTTTCGGTGACCTATCTGAGCGCGGCCAATCATCGCTATGCCGAGACGGTGCAGCGCGACATCGTCCGGTTGCTGGAGATCGAGGATCTGGTGACCGAAAAGCTGTTGGTGCGCCAGAATGTCGGATTGGTTCTGATCGGGCTGCCGAATGCGCCCGCCGATCACATCCCGAACCTTGTGGAAAAGGTGAAGGCCGGGGCGGCCCGTGTGGATGAGCTGATTGCCGATCTGCGGTCGCAGACGACGGACCCCGCCATCCTTGACAAGATCACGCAATTCGACGCCATCCATCAGGAAGCGTTCAAGCTGCAGGTGCGGATTATCGATGCCGAGCTTGCCGGGAATGGCGATCAGGCGAACACGCTGTATCACACGGTGGGCGGTGAGGTCGCGGACCAGATCACGACGGCGTTGGGCGAATTGCGCACCATGGTGCAGGTCATCGCGCATGAGAACGAGGCGCTGACAAATGCGGAATACTCCTCGGCCAAGTTGATGATGCTCTCGCTGTTCGCGGTATCTGCGGCGGTGACGGCGGCGGCGGCCTTCTGGATCATGGCGGGTCTGTCGCGCGGCTTGAAGCAATCCGTCGCCTTGGCCACGTCGATCGCCGAGGGTGATCTGGCGGTGGCGACAGAGGCACGCACGAATGACGAAATCGCCGATCTACTGAAGGCGCAGGCGGTCATGGTGGTGAAGCTGCGCGAAATCGTGGCCAGTGTGAACCAATCGGCGCGCAATGTGGCGTCGGGGTCCACGCAGATGGCATCGACCTCTGAGGAAATGAGCAAAGGCGCGACGGAGCAGGCATCGTCCACCGAAGAGGCCTCGGCCGCGGTTGAGCAGATGGCGGCGAACATCAAGCAGAGCGCCGAGAATGCGCAGATAACCGAGAAGATCGCGGCGAAATCGGCCGAAGATGCACGTGCCAGCGGCAAGGCTGTGGCCGATGCAGTCGAGGCGATGCAGACAATCGCGGACCGGATCATGATCGTGCAGGAAATCGCGCGGCAGACCGATCTTCTGGCGCTCAATGCGGCGGTCGAGGCGGCGCGGGCGGGCGAACATGGGCGCGGCTTTGCCGTGGTGGCCGCAGAGGTGCGCAAATTGGCAGAACGCAGCCAGACGGCAGCGGCAGAAATCTCCTCCTTGTCAGCATCGACGGTGCGGACGGCGGCCAGCGCGGGCGAAATGCTGCAAGGGCTGGTGCCGGATATCGAAAAGACCTCGGCCCTTGTGACGGAGATCAGCGTGGCGTCGCGCGAATTGGCGACGGGTTCGGCGCAGATCAGCCTGTCGATCCAGCAGTTGGACAAGGTCACGCAAGAAAACACCGCGGCCGCAGAAGAGCTGTCGGCCAGCGCCACTGAACTGGCGAGCCAGGCTGAAATGTTGTCCGAGGCAATGGCGTTTTTCCGCACGGGTCCAGAGGCGCAGTCGGTGAAGGTGGTGGTGAAAGCCGCGCCTGCCGAGATGCGGCCCGTGACGCGGGCGAAGGCTGCACCGAAGGTCGAAGGCGGGTTCGACTTCGATCTGGGTGGGGAGTCGGATGACGAATTGGACGCGCGATTCAAGCGCCGCGATGCGGCCTGA
- a CDS encoding chemotaxis protein CheW, producing MTENATVVTFVADEALYAVPVERVQEILDLRPIAPLPSTPSHLLGVIDLRGANVPVVDLRRLLGRPDTEDTAQSRILVVQVGHEGAQIVLGIKTDRVIEVTALDEPELKPLAEAELLRWTGSAVAGIARCRGAVVSVLDLDRLFARPDIMAAAEAGPFDLADAAA from the coding sequence ATGACCGAGAATGCAACTGTCGTGACATTTGTGGCGGATGAAGCGTTGTATGCGGTGCCAGTCGAAAGGGTGCAGGAAATCCTTGACCTGCGCCCGATTGCCCCGCTGCCCAGTACGCCGTCGCATTTGCTGGGGGTGATCGACCTGCGCGGTGCGAATGTGCCGGTGGTGGACCTCCGCCGCCTGCTGGGGCGCCCCGATACCGAGGATACGGCGCAGAGCCGTATCCTTGTGGTGCAGGTGGGCCATGAAGGCGCGCAAATCGTGCTGGGGATCAAGACCGACCGGGTGATCGAAGTGACGGCGCTGGATGAGCCAGAGCTCAAGCCCTTGGCCGAGGCAGAGCTTCTGCGTTGGACGGGCAGTGCCGTGGCGGGCATCGCGCGCTGCCGGGGCGCGGTGGTGAGTGTGCTGGACCTCGACCGGTTGTTCGCGCGGCCCGACATCATGGCGGCTGCCGAGGCAGGACCGTTCGATCTGGCCGATGCCGCCGCCTGA